The Catellatospora citrea DNA segment TTCATGTGCGGCGGCCTCGACGACCTCGAGAAGAACTACCGCGAGCTGACCAAGTAGGTCCGTTCGCAGCAAAGGGGCGCCTCTTCCACCGGGAGAGGCGCCCCTTTGCCGTCGACCCCGGCCGGGTTCGTTCGGTGGGACGATGCAGGAGCCAACGTCGCATCTGCCTCGTTAGCCACATCATGGTGGCGAAACGGTGGCGTACGGCGGCGCGGTGGGCACGCTGGAGCGTGCTGGGCGGTACGGCACTGATGCTGCTCAGCGGCGCCTCCCTGGTCACCGTGGACCGGGTGATCGCGCGCTACGAGGGCGCGATCCACAAGGAGGACCTCTTCGGCGACGAGTCCGGCCGCCAGGCGCCGCCGCGGCCCGAGGACATCAGGGGACCGCTCAACATCCTGCTGGCGGGCATCGACCCGCGGCACGACGACCCGTTCTGGATCCCGCGGGCCGACTCGATCCTGGTCATGCACATCCCCGCGGGCCTGGACCGCGGCTACCTGTTCTCGCTGCCCCGGGACCTGCTGGTGGCCATCCCGCCGTTCGCGAAGTCCGGCTACGGCGGCAACCCCGCGGACAAGCTCGCGCACGCGATGTACTTCGGCTCGATGGTGCCCGGCGACCGGCGCGCCAACCACGCCCAGGGCTTCGAGCTGCTGGCCGCGACGGTCAGCCAGTACACCGGGATCGCCCGGTTCGACGCCGGGGCGATCATCGACTTCAGCGGCTTCAAGGACGTCATCGACGCGCTCGGCGGGATCGACATGACGGTCGACGAGCGGGTCGCCTCGATCCACCTGGAGCCCGACGGCGATCCCCGGGACCGGGGCCCCGGCAGCACCGGCTACGTCGGCGAGCAGATGGTCTACGAGCCGGGCCTGCGCCACTTCAAGGGCTGGCAGGCGCTGGACTACGCCCGGCAGCGCTACGTGACCGGCGGCGACTACGCCCGCCAGCGGCACCAGCAGCAGCTGGTCCGCGCGATGATCTCCAAGGCGTTCAGCGACGACGTGCTGACCGACCCGGTGCAGATGGACACCGTGCTGCGGGCGGCCGGGCAGTCGCTCACCTTCAGCGGCCGCGGGCACAGCGTGATCGACTGGGCCTTCGCGTTGCAGGACCTGCGCCCCGGCACCGTGCACATGATGAAGCTGTCCGGGGGCGGAGTGGGCCGCTACGTCGTCGACAAGGGCAAGGACGACGACGAGGGCGACGACGGCGGCGGCGACGACGGCGGCGATGACGGCGACGACGGCGGTGGGGACGACGACGACGGCGACGACGGGGACGACGGCGACAAGAAGGACGACAAGAAGAAGAAGTCCAAGCCCAAGATGAAGTACCAGTACCTGGGCGAGCAGCTGGACGGCTATGCCCGCCAGTTCCTCGCCTCGGTCGCCGCCGGCTCGGTCGAGAACTTCGTGGCGTTCCA contains these protein-coding regions:
- a CDS encoding LCP family protein — encoded protein: MVAKRWRTAARWARWSVLGGTALMLLSGASLVTVDRVIARYEGAIHKEDLFGDESGRQAPPRPEDIRGPLNILLAGIDPRHDDPFWIPRADSILVMHIPAGLDRGYLFSLPRDLLVAIPPFAKSGYGGNPADKLAHAMYFGSMVPGDRRANHAQGFELLAATVSQYTGIARFDAGAIIDFSGFKDVIDALGGIDMTVDERVASIHLEPDGDPRDRGPGSTGYVGEQMVYEPGLRHFKGWQALDYARQRYVTGGDYARQRHQQQLVRAMISKAFSDDVLTDPVQMDTVLRAAGQSLTFSGRGHSVIDWAFALQDLRPGTVHMMKLSGGGVGRYVVDKGKDDDEGDDGGGDDGGDDGDDGGGDDDDGDDGDDGDKKDDKKKKSKPKMKYQYLGEQLDGYARQFLASVAAGSVENFVAFHPEMLSK